The Candidatus Cloacimonadaceae bacterium DNA segment AAGCGGATGAGCAGGAGATAAGCTATAGAATTGATGATTTCATCAAAGCCGAAAACATCCACAAACTGATGATAAACATCACACTAACATCAGGTTGCGAAAAAATTATCATTCCCATGCAGGATATTCTTGGGCTGGATTCCTACGCTCGGATGAATATCCCCGGTACCGCACTTGGTAATTGGCAATGGCGTATGACTGAAAATTTGGTTCTTTGATGACCGATTCTGCCGATTTGCCAAGCATCGCCCCTGCGATTACTCAAACCGTCATATCCAACCTTCCACCCTGCTATCTATTCATTTTTCAGTGATCTAACAGTATCACAATGACAATCGCCTCGATTGTCCACCCTACTCACCACTCGAGACGTGTGAAATTACAAATCTGACTGCCAATTGACTCTCCAAATTGACTTCCAATTTGCACACCACCGCAACATCGGCATGTTGCGCTACATCCAAAGCGTAAATCAAGCGTTAATCAAGCGTTAATCAAGCGTTAGTTTTATTACGCTTGATTAACGCTTGATTAAGGATTGATTAACGCAGCCAAGGCGGAGAGCAGTGTAGCGCAGCATGCCGATGCTGCGGAAGCGACTGGGATAAAATGAATTGAACATGGAGGACGCGGATCGGTATGATCTAGGTCAAATAGTTTCCAGATTGCTCTTGATAGTGGAGTGCAGAAACTCGCTGAGCTTGTGTTTGTCCCGATAGATGGGATCAGTGGGAAGGATCGGAGGCAGTATCTTGATCCTGATCAGAGACTTGTGAATCTTTTTGTCAATCTCGAGAATGCGCCAGCTTCCTTTGATCACAAAAGGCACGATGGTCGCGTCTGCCATCTGTGGCAGTTTGAGGCTGCCGAGATGAAATATTCCCATGGTGTCGCTCTTGCTTCTGGTTCCTTCGGGAAAAATCACCAAAGGATGTCCACCACGGATGATGCCGGCGCTGGCTTTGAAGGTTTCCATCGCTTTGCGTGCATTTTTACGATCGATGAACACGCAAGGAATCTCCTTCATCCAGAGGCTCAGGATCGGCACTTTGAAGAGCTCCTGCTTGGCGACGAAACCCACGGGCTTGCCGATGAAACCCAGAAAGGACGGAATGTCAAAGAGTCCCTGATGATTGCCGATATAGCAGATGCTTTCGCTAGCGGGAATCAATTCAGCTCCTTCGATGATAACGCGCGAACCCGTGCTGCGCACCGTTACTCTACCCCAAAAACTCACTCCCGCATGGATCAATCTGCGATATTTCTTTTTGCTCAGGATGAGTTTGAAGGGTACGATAAAGAAATATGCCACCAAGCAAATGAGCATAAATAGCAGAAAGAAGGTTTTCCATAAGAACGATTTAATCGTATTCATGCTGATTCCTTTTTTACTTCCGCAATTGCCAATCTTCATAGATATCCCGCAGGGAGGTGACCCAAGCTCGCTTTCTCTGCGCGTAGGCGATTGTCTTCCAATACAATGAAGACCAGCCGGGATAGTCGATGGGATCGAAACTGGTATTGTGCCACAAAAGCGACAGATGGGATTGATACTTTGCCGCCATATCGATCAAGCGCTTGAGCGAACGCCTTGCCGCATAGCGGGATAGATTCATCGCCCGATGCGAATAGAGCGTTGTGTCCATCACGATCAACGGAATCTCGAGAACGCGGAACGGACGGTTTTCTTCAATATTGAATGGCGAAAATGGAAAGGAAATGCCTGCCCGGAAACCGATGTTTTCCCAGTATCCGAGGGTGGAATCAAATTCGATTCCCGCGTTTTCCAATATAGTGAAGCTCTTTTGATAGTTGAAATGAAGATAATGTGTGCGAAACCCGGTGGGGTTAAATCCAAGAGCGCGAAGTGTTTCGAGTTCCTGCTTCAGAACCTCTGAGTCGAATGCCGATTCCGGGCTGCCATGCAAACCGACTTCCTGCTGGCCAAGCAGATCGATGATTTGCTCACGGGCAACGATGTTGGTGATATAGTTTTGCCGCTCATCAGCAAAGTCATCTCTTGCGAGCAGAAACCAGGTGGATTTGACTCCCGCTTCAGCTTCTTGACGAACGATGTTTCGGACTATCCGCCAGGGATTATGAAACAGATTCTTGTGCAAAGTGTGTCCTATAGCTTTGTAGATCGCTGATAAGGGGCGCCCGAGAAATGATGACGCGTTATACTTAAGGGTTTCCGCTCTCTGTCTTGCCGTCCAAAAATCCCAGTAATCGATATCGTGCGAGAGTGAAACGGCAAAACCGCTGTTCTCTCCCCAATGGATATCTCTCACAAATTCAGGCAGATAGATGCCCATCACATAGAGCAGCATCTGACAATAGACGTCCACGACGGGTACTTCTGTGAAATCCCAGCGGTATTGAAGCGACTGCTTGAAATCCACCCTGTCCTTGGCCTGACCATGAAAGCTCATGATGTATTCGTGCCAACAAGTGAGAAAATAGAATCCGCTGGCAACGATGTCTTTGCGGATCAGACAGTGATCGTTGTCGAAGGAAAAAATCATGCCGTCGCGGGAAAAGAGGAAGGGGATGAATTCGTTCTTATATTGACGGAAATTAACTTTGTCCAAAGGATAGAGCTCCCTTAGCTCAAAGAAATCCGCCGTTTGCTCATTGAAGTGAATCTTGATCGGATATTCCTGGTCAGTGGACATCCCGTAGTAGACGTGCACGCTTTCAAAGTGCGTTCCATAAAGGAATTTCGGGTTCAGGCGGAGTACCGCACAATAGGTGCGTAAGACAAACTCCGCCTTCGGGATATAGCGTATTGGCAGATTGAGCAGGATGACGATATTGGGATATTTTTCCATCTATCTGTCCCTAACACTGACGTTTATGCTCACCCAAGCTCTTTCCTTTTCAGGGGGTTGTCGATCAGCACCTTTGCCAATACTTCCTTCACGTCCTCCACATAAGTGATGTCCATTCCTTCGAGAATATCCGGGGAAAAATCAGACAGGGTCTCCATATTTTCTTTGGGCAGGATCAGTTGACGGATTCCGGCACGTCTGGCGGCAAGCATCTTTTCCTTGAGTCCGCCGATGGGTAACACTTTGCCGACGAGTGTCACTTCCCCTGTCATGGCGATGTCGTGCCGCACTTTTTTACCGGTGAATAGCGATGCCAATGCCGTGGTGAGAACGATACCTGCGGAGGGACCGTCTTTTGGTACGGCACCTGAGGGGAAATGGATGTGGATGTCAAGCTTTTCCAATTCTTTGGGATTGATGTGATACCTCTGGTAGTTTGCTTTCAGGTGCGAAAGCGCAATGCGGGCGGATTCCTTCATCACTTCGCCTAAAAGACCGGTGAGAATGATAGCTCCCTTGCCGGGCATTTTGGTGGTTTCACAAAACAGGATCTCGCCGCCATAGCTTGTCCACGCGAGCCCGGTTGCGATGCCGATCTCGGGTTTGCGGTTTGCCAGTTCCAGTGAGTATTTCCGCGGTCCGAGATATGCCTTGACGTCCGTCCCTTTGATGAGGATATCCTTGTCCACGCCGCTGGCGACCGCTTTGGCGATCTTGCGCAAGATCGATCCGATGCGCCTCTGCAGATTGCGCACTCCGGCTTCGCGGTTGTAATACCTGATCAATTCCTGCAAAGCGCTCTTGTGAATCCTGATGTTTCTATCCGCCAAGCCGTTGGCATCCAGTTCTTTGGGGATGAGATAGCTTTTGGCGATCTGAATCTTGTCGTTTTCCAGATAACTGGAGAATTCTATGATTTCCATGCGGTCTCGCAGTGGCGGAGGAATCGTTTCAAGGGAATTTGCCGTGGTGATAAACAACACTTCGGATAGGTCATAAGCGAGGTTGATATAGTTATCCACAAAACTGTTATTCTGCTCTGGATCAAGCACTTCCAGTAGGGCGGAAGCGGGGTCGCCGCGAAAATCGCGTCCCAGTTTGTCGATCTCGTCGAGCATGAAAACGGGATTGGCGGTGCCCTGACGTTTGATTTCCATCAATATCTTTCCAGGCATGGCGCCGATGTATGTTCTGCGGTGTCCGCGAATTTCCGCCTCGTCGTGAATTCCACCCAGAGACATGCGTATGAACTTGCGGTTCAATGCTCTGGCTACGGATTTGCCGATCGAGGTTTTGCCCGTTCCGGGAGGACCGACGAAGCAGAGGATCGGACCCTTGAGACCGCCTTTGAGCTTTTTCACCGCGATGAATTCCAGGATGCGTTCCTTAGGTTTTTCCAAACCGTAATGATCCTGGGTGAGGATGCGTTCGATCTTTTTCAGATCGAGACGGTCTTTGCTATGAACCCTCCAGGGGAGATTGACGATCCAATCGAGATAATTTCGGATCACTCCATACTCGCTGGAGGCAGGTTGCATCACCGAAAGACGTTCCAGTTCCTCGTAGGCGACTTCACGCACATGGTCTGGAAGGTCGTTCTTTTCGATCAGATCTTTCCACTTGAGGATTTCCTTGCTCACTTCGTCGCTTTCACCAAGTTCACGACGGATGGCGTCCATTTGCTCGCGCAGGTAATAGCGGCGCTGGTCTTCGCTCATTTCGAGCTGGATGTTGCTGCGGATGTGGTTTTCCACCTTCATTTGTTTGATCAGCTCCGCGAGGCAGTTGTTCAAGTATCGATAACGTTCTTTGATATCAATCAGATCGAGAATTGCTTGGCGGTCATCAAGCTGGAGTTCGATGTTTCCGGCGATGATATCCGCCACTCTATCGGCTTGCTTGATATTGCTGAGCCCGGAGATCATTTCCCGGTTCAAAAGTGTGCTTTCCTGCGCGATCTTTTCGAGAAGTTCGAGAGCGATCGCGCGATAGGCGTGGATCTCGGTGTCCTCGATGTTTTGTTCTACGATAGATTCCACATCCACCATGATGAAGGGATCACGCTGCGTGACCTTTTGTAAACGGATGCGGGACGATCCCTGCAAGAGCAGGCTGATCGAGCCGTCCTGATTTCTCAACATGCGCAGGATCGTGACCGCTGTTCCGATCTCATGCAACCCCGTATCCGAGAGCTGCAGCTTATCCCGTTCGAGGAAAAAAGCCATCGCTTTATCGTTGGAAAGCGCGTGATCGATCACCAATTTGGATTCTTCGTCGGACACCACCAAAGGCATCAACAAATAAGGAAACATCACCACGCTGCTCATGTGCAGAACGGGCAAAGTCCTCGGAACCCGGCTGTTCTGATCTTCCATCAGTTGCACTCCTTAAATTTTCGTCTTTAGTTATATGATATAGCGCTTTGTGCAAAAAGGCAAATCACAGGAGATACCAATGCGCCAAGGCTTGGTTTTTGACAAGGACTTTTTTTATGCCTGGCTTAAAGGGTGAGCAAACACATAGGATTAGCTTACCCGGCTCAAGAGCCAATAACGGCTTTTGGGACGCCTTATGGTGGGAGATGAAAGACCTTGTGCCATAGGGAAAGATGATTGTGCTTGACGTAATCCACCAATTCCTGAGATTGAACGCGAGTCGCCTTATCAGCGAGTCTCTTTACAACTTTGACAGACATAAGTAAATAAGAGGATACTATGAGAAATTTGAACCCGCATAACGAGATCGGGCGCATCTGCGCATTCATTCGCGACTATCTGGAAAACAGCGGATTCGAAAAAGTGATTCTGGGACTTTCCGGAGGGATCGATTCCTCCGTTTCTGCTGCTTTGGCTGCACGGGCAATCGGTGCTGAAAATGTGATCGGAGTGATGATGCCCTATCGAAACAGTCATCCGGATTCTTTGGATGACGCCACCGAATTGGCAATACTGCTACACATCGAACATCATGTGGTTTCGATCAGCAGTATGACCGATGCCTATTTTGCCGGTTTCGAACCGGAAGCCACGTTGCTCAGACGCGGTAACTGGATGGCGCGCATGCGGATGTGCGTCCTCTACGATCTTTCGGCAAAATACAAAGCTTTGGTAGTGGGAACGAGCAACCGCACCGAACTCTTGGTAGGGTATTTCACCCAACATGGGGATGCCGCCTGCGCCATCGAACCCCTCGGACACCTTTACAAAAGCGAGGTTTGGCAGCTTGCCCGCGAGCTGAATATCCCAGGCAAAATCATCGAAAAGACCCCCTCCGCTGACCTCTGGGAAGGACAAACCGACGAAGCCGAAATCGGCTTGCGCTATAATGAGCTTGATCGCATTCTCTTTGACCTCACCGAATTGGACATCAATTTCCGCGCCGGCGGCAATCTCGATTTTCCGCTTGAGAAATATGAGAGAGTTCAGAAGCTGATGCAAAACTCCGCTTTCAAACGCAAACTCCCACCCATTCTGGATTGATCGATGCTGCAGCTACTCAAGAAAGACCGTTGCCCACGCTGCAGAGAAGAACGCGCAGTGCGTCAATGTCCGCGAATCCGAAAAGCGATCGGTTGGCAATGCTGCAACACGTTTCGCCATGATCTCAAATGCCCGGATGAATGCGGTTTCAAACCGCGTTTTAATGACGAAAAACCCAGTCCCTTTCCCGCTTTCAGAGCGGATTCAAACACTGAATTCCGCCACGCTCTGAAGCTCTTCATTGATTTTTGGATCAACAAACCCATCGACAAACTCGATGACCTGAGTCCTCTTACTTGCGCCAAAGACAACAAGGACAAGCTCTTGGCATGGCTGACAGCGTTTCAGTATCCCGCAAATTTCCCCATGGAATACCTGATGGACAAACTCGGCTTTCCCTCCGAGCGGCTTGAGGAATTCACCGATCCGGAAAGCGTCACCATGAAATATCTCGACAACCTCATCGCGCTGGAATGGGATAAGCTGCGCGCGCTTAGCGTCAACGATCTACCGATGGATGATGTGTCAAAGCGCTATGAAGAGATTTTGTCCGCAATTCCCGAATTGAAAAAAGTAAAACACCACAGAGTGATTCAGGGCGGAGTCGCTGATGACGGAGTGACCGCGATGGTTTTCCTCGAGCTAAATTATAAACATGATTGGACTTTGATCCTCAGTTCAGCCTCTGGAGAGTGGAAAGTGCGCCAAAACCTGGCGGGCAATCCGGGGCTTTTTTACAATCAGAATAATATCTACAAAGACATCGCCGAAGCACTCTCCGAAGGCAAGGACGACCTCGTCTGGGAATTACTTCAATCAAACCAAAAGCTCTATCCGGACAGCTCCGACCTCTATTATTACCGCGCGCTGTATTGGCAATTGGTCAAGCAGCCGGATAAGGCAAAGGTGGATTTTTTCAGTTCCATCGCGCTGGATAACGGATTCTATATGCCGATCTTCACGCTCGGAGCGATCTATTTGAGCGAAAAGAACCCCGCTGAAGCGCTGATCTGGTTTGATATCCTCCACGATCGACATCCCGAGGATATCAATGTGACGAACAACCTCGCCGCCTCACTTGCCGGAAAGGGTGAAACGGGCAAAGCGATCGGGCTCTGGAAACGGATTCTGACCATCGATCCCAACTATGAACTGGCAAAGAAAAACCTCGAACGCTATGCCGATGGATAAACACCTCAAATATATGAAACTCGCCATCCGCGAAGCTGAAAAAGCGCGCGGGACTTGCTCCCCCAACCCTTTTGTGGGAGCGGTGATTGTGAGAAACGATGCAGTGATCGCCAAAGGTCACACACAAGATTACGGTGGCGACCACGCAGAAGCTGACGCACTCAAACAAGCCGGGAAACAAGCTCGCGGAGCCAGTCTCTACGTCACTTTGGAGCCCTGCTCCCATTTTGGCAAAACTCCCGCTTGCACAGAGGCGATCATCAAAGCTGGTATCAGACGCGTCTTTTTTGGTATAAGGGATCCGAATCCGCTCGTGAAAGGCGATACCGATAATGACTTTTCCACCCCCGGAATCCTATCCATGCAATACGCCGGAATCGAAGTTCAAGGCGGGCTTTTGAGTGAAATGAT contains these protein-coding regions:
- a CDS encoding polysaccharide deacetylase family protein, with protein sequence MEKYPNIVILLNLPIRYIPKAEFVLRTYCAVLRLNPKFLYGTHFESVHVYYGMSTDQEYPIKIHFNEQTADFFELRELYPLDKVNFRQYKNEFIPFLFSRDGMIFSFDNDHCLIRKDIVASGFYFLTCWHEYIMSFHGQAKDRVDFKQSLQYRWDFTEVPVVDVYCQMLLYVMGIYLPEFVRDIHWGENSGFAVSLSHDIDYWDFWTARQRAETLKYNASSFLGRPLSAIYKAIGHTLHKNLFHNPWRIVRNIVRQEAEAGVKSTWFLLARDDFADERQNYITNIVAREQIIDLLGQQEVGLHGSPESAFDSEVLKQELETLRALGFNPTGFRTHYLHFNYQKSFTILENAGIEFDSTLGYWENIGFRAGISFPFSPFNIEENRPFRVLEIPLIVMDTTLYSHRAMNLSRYAARRSLKRLIDMAAKYQSHLSLLWHNTSFDPIDYPGWSSLYWKTIAYAQRKRAWVTSLRDIYEDWQLRK
- a CDS encoding NAD+ synthase, translating into MRNLNPHNEIGRICAFIRDYLENSGFEKVILGLSGGIDSSVSAALAARAIGAENVIGVMMPYRNSHPDSLDDATELAILLHIEHHVVSISSMTDAYFAGFEPEATLLRRGNWMARMRMCVLYDLSAKYKALVVGTSNRTELLVGYFTQHGDAACAIEPLGHLYKSEVWQLARELNIPGKIIEKTPSADLWEGQTDEAEIGLRYNELDRILFDLTELDINFRAGGNLDFPLEKYERVQKLMQNSAFKRKLPPILD
- the lon gene encoding endopeptidase La, which produces MEDQNSRVPRTLPVLHMSSVVMFPYLLMPLVVSDEESKLVIDHALSNDKAMAFFLERDKLQLSDTGLHEIGTAVTILRMLRNQDGSISLLLQGSSRIRLQKVTQRDPFIMVDVESIVEQNIEDTEIHAYRAIALELLEKIAQESTLLNREMISGLSNIKQADRVADIIAGNIELQLDDRQAILDLIDIKERYRYLNNCLAELIKQMKVENHIRSNIQLEMSEDQRRYYLREQMDAIRRELGESDEVSKEILKWKDLIEKNDLPDHVREVAYEELERLSVMQPASSEYGVIRNYLDWIVNLPWRVHSKDRLDLKKIERILTQDHYGLEKPKERILEFIAVKKLKGGLKGPILCFVGPPGTGKTSIGKSVARALNRKFIRMSLGGIHDEAEIRGHRRTYIGAMPGKILMEIKRQGTANPVFMLDEIDKLGRDFRGDPASALLEVLDPEQNNSFVDNYINLAYDLSEVLFITTANSLETIPPPLRDRMEIIEFSSYLENDKIQIAKSYLIPKELDANGLADRNIRIHKSALQELIRYYNREAGVRNLQRRIGSILRKIAKAVASGVDKDILIKGTDVKAYLGPRKYSLELANRKPEIGIATGLAWTSYGGEILFCETTKMPGKGAIILTGLLGEVMKESARIALSHLKANYQRYHINPKELEKLDIHIHFPSGAVPKDGPSAGIVLTTALASLFTGKKVRHDIAMTGEVTLVGKVLPIGGLKEKMLAARRAGIRQLILPKENMETLSDFSPDILEGMDITYVEDVKEVLAKVLIDNPLKRKELG
- a CDS encoding lysophospholipid acyltransferase family protein; the protein is MNTIKSFLWKTFFLLFMLICLVAYFFIVPFKLILSKKKYRRLIHAGVSFWGRVTVRSTGSRVIIEGAELIPASESICYIGNHQGLFDIPSFLGFIGKPVGFVAKQELFKVPILSLWMKEIPCVFIDRKNARKAMETFKASAGIIRGGHPLVIFPEGTRSKSDTMGIFHLGSLKLPQMADATIVPFVIKGSWRILEIDKKIHKSLIRIKILPPILPTDPIYRDKHKLSEFLHSTIKSNLETI